From a region of the Catharus ustulatus isolate bCatUst1 chromosome 11, bCatUst1.pri.v2, whole genome shotgun sequence genome:
- the MEAK7 gene encoding MTOR-associated protein MEAK7, protein MGNAESNAYQNHLSRFLPEEQSDIDGLFDTLSGSSGSAGAKNAKAAKKTVTLAALQAHTREPLPEPMSARLYNGMKSIDLPGKSSGPSEQIAKEQFVIFMSNLLKGNADEKISIIMRMIDKKGGPLKGKQIQEFTEDLITSVVHVLSYRKELKGWSLENTRDSSSGVKALASELLSELKLPDGTKPAGSQLLETSFERSVIEDWVYRVPQISVFLSVIIRQGLHVLHSLPDQTNDILNLVPHCKGIKGRGVVSLFDIPAIIYINSHLPAEMQHKWQLLFSSRLHGESFSQLCAHVVNKGPCIVIIKDLDGFLFGGFASHSWEVKPQFQGDNRCFLFSVFPTLAVYTYTGYNDHYMYLNHGQQTMPNGLGMGGQHGYFGLWIDSDYGKGHSKAKPRCTTYNSPQLSAKEDFTLDAMEVWAVGDTPESAGKKGKKSILDVDPQAQALLEMAGKSRQSEGLREPVEEDEDDDDEN, encoded by the exons ATGGGGAATGCTGAAAGCAATGCCTATCAGAATCACCTTTCCAGATTTCTTCCTGAGGAGCAGTCTGACATTGATGGACTGTTCGACACCTTATCAGGATCgagtggctcagctggagcaaaAAATGCCAAAGCTGCAAAGAAAACTGTGACTCTGGCAGCACTACAG GCACACACCCGGGAGCCCCTGCCAGAGCCAATGTCTGCTCGCTTGTACAATGGAATGAAAAGCATTGACCTGCCTGGCAAATCATCCGGGCCGAGTGAACAGATTGCTAAGGAGCAGTTTGTAATTTTTATGTCAAACCTCTTAAAAGGGAATGCAGATGAGAAGATTAGCATAATAATGAGAATGATCGACAAGAAGGGAGGGCCTCTGAAAGGCAAACAAATCCAAGAG TTCACAGAGGATCTGATCACATCTGTAGTCCATGTACTGAGCTACAGGAAAGAGCTGAAAGGTTGGAGTTTGGAGAACACGAGGGATTCTTCAAGTGGAGTCAAAGCTTTGGCTTCTGAGCTGCTCTCAGAATTGAAGCTTCCAG ATGGGACAAAGCCCGCGGGTTCTCAGCTGCTGGAGACGAGTTTTGAGCGCAGTGTCATTGAGGACTGGGTGTACCGAGTTCCCCAGATCTCAGTTTTCCTCAGTGTCATCATCAGGCAAGGCCTCCACGTCCTGCATTCCCTCCCAGACCAAACCAACGACATCCTCAACCTGGTCCCTCACTGCAAAGGCATCAAAGGACGAGGAGTTGTCAGCCTGTTTGACATCCCAGCCATCATCTACATCAACTCCCACCTGCCTGCAGAGATGCAGCACAAGTggcagcttttattttcctccaggCTCCACGGGGAAAGCTTCTCACAGTTGTGTGCCCATGTAGTGAACAAAGGGCCTTGCATAGTGATCATAAAGGACTTGGATGGTTTCCTCTTTGGTGGCTTTGCATCTCACTCCTGGGAGGTGAAACCACAGTTTCAAG GTGACAACAGatgctttctgttttctgttttccccacTCTGGCTGTGTACACATACACAGGCTACAATGACCACTACATGTATTTAAACCATGGCCAACAGACTATGCCAAATGGACTT GGTATGGGTGGACAGCATGGCTACTTCGGGCTCTGGATAGACAGTGACTATGGAAAGGGCCACAGCAAAGCCAAACCTCGGTGCACCACCTACAACAGCCCCCAGCTGTCAGCCAAAGAGGATTTCACACTGGATGCCATGGAAGTGTGGGCAGTGGGAGACACCCCTGAGAGTGCAGGG aagaaGGGTAAGAAGAGTATCCTGGATGTGGATCCTCAGGCTCAGGCCCTGTTGGAAATGGCTGGGAAGAGCCGTCAGAGCGAAGGGCTCAGGGAGCCCGtggaggaggatgaagatgatgatgatgagaaCTAA